In Candidatus Thiodictyon syntrophicum, the sequence TAGTCAAGCGGCCTGTGAGTATCGGCGCGGCTTAAGCGACGTAGACACCGGTAAGCTGGCCATGCATGGCGTTGCGTAGAGCAACTTCGAGGCCCTGTAGGGGTCCGTAGAAGGCCGCGCTGACAGCGGTGTTCCAAGTGTAGAGCCGGACGGCTTGCTCGCGGTCCCCGCCAGCCGCGTTGACATATGTCGCTAATCTTTCGGGGGAAAGAGACGTCTCGAGCGCATCGAGCACGCCTCCTTCAAGGCCGAAAATCTTGACACTTGTGGACTCAGCCATATACTCTGTAACCGTAAGCCCCGGACCCGCCTCTGCTTCGGCATGCGACCGGGGCTCAGCTTTTTTGGATGCCTGATTTTACAGGCTTTCGCCCGACCACGGCCCTGTCCGAGCGATATCCTGTCGCTAAAATCTACCCCCAGACCCCCGGGAATCACGGCAGATCTGCACGTCCCGGGGTCGCGCACGCACCAACCCGGCATCCTCGACTCGTACAACTTCTCCGCCGCACTCTTGGCCGCGTGATCATCCAGTTGAGCGTGCACGGATGAACTTGCCCTCTTCCGTGCACGCGATCCTCGCCTTAGGGCAGCATTCTATCACCCTGTGCCCGCGGATTGGCGAAAGGTCTCTCTGACACTCGCCATTGGAAAAGAAGCTGTCTACCGGGAGAGCTAGCAGAGAAGCGACCTCGCAGATTGCTCGGGGATAGCGATTCCGTGGTACGTCCCCTATTTTCCGACCTGCATTGCAAACCTCTCATCCTTGGCCCCACATCCTATGTTCCGGGTTCATACTTGAGCCTGGCCCTTTTTCCTCTATGAGTGTGCGCGTACATAGTCCCTCAAGACAGCATCCAGGCGCGTCTGCCAGCCGGGGCCGCCCGCTTTGAAGAACGCGACGACTTCGGGGTCAAGTCGGATCGAGACGGCTTGTTTCGTGACCAACGACTTGGGCCTACCCAGCGGGCGCAATTGGGCCATCTCCGCGGCGGACAGATCGCGGGTGTCCGGGTCGGCGGCGATACCCTCGCGGATGCGTGCGTCTTCTTCCTCGCTGTTCAAGATGAAGACACGGCCGGACTTAGAGGTGATGGATGTAAGTGCGTTTTTCACTGTTCGTCGTTCCGCGCAAGCTGATGATGCGATAGCAGTCATTCTCTTCGGTGAGCACCACGCAATAAATCAGCTGGCCGATGGGCGCGAAGCCGACCCAGCGTTGTTCACCGTAGGCCTCCCGGGCGTCCTCGCTCGCCAATAGCAGATCCCATTCCAGGTCCGCCGCCAGCGCGAGCGAGACGCCATGGTTGGCGATGTTCAGGCGGTCTTTGGCGGGATCAAAGGCGATGTCCATGCTCGTTATTGTATATACATAAACAGCGAAAGGCAAGTCGAAACCTTGACCCGCGCCGCGGGGCTAGGCTGTCTTTGCCGCTGGGGTCCCGGTGGTCGGGATTGGTGTCCCGGAGTAACGGCGGACCGACCGCCACCAAGACGGCATTTTGTTGTTGCCGCTATGCGCCATCCCATCGATCCCAAGGTTGACTGCGTCTCCAAGGCCCTGATGGAATTACGGTGACAGTTTACCAAATACAGTAATTACAGGTTGCGTTCAACGCCCATCCGCATTCAGTGCATTTAGTAAACTGTCACCGTAACTGAAGATCCTGCCGCGCGCGACTTTAGCCCAGATGCCAGGCATTCGCCACCTACCCGTGCCTGGTCGGCGAGGGGCGGGGCAGTGCAGGGCCTGACAATCTTTACAACGATGATGGGCCTTGATCATCAGATCTGAAACTTGCGTTGACATCACGTGTAGGCACAGGGCGTATGACCAGGGCGGTCATGGTATTTCATCGTCGAAAGCGGCGGCTTGCGGCGAAGGCTCGACCGCCGAAACGGCCTTCAGATCCTCTGCCGTGAAATCATCCCGGCGCAACACCTGGCGGTCGTGTGGTGTCGAGCGGTGCAGTTCACCGCTCGACAAGACGATCGGCAGAAACAGGGTGCGCGGGTGCGTCGGTGAAGGATCAAACCCATGAACCTCATAAAAGCGCCGCGCCGACTCGGACAGGGCATGGACCATGAGCGCCTTGACGCCCACCAGTTGCGCCACCGTGGCCGTACGGAAAATGGCATCGCGCAACAGTGCCTTGCCGATGCCGCGGCGCTGCCACGCAAGATCAATCGCTAAGCGCCCAAGCAGCATGACGGGAATCGGGTTCGGCATATTCCGCCGGATACGTCCGGGCGCCTGTTCGCTGCATACGGAACCGGTCGCCAGACTGTAGTAGCCGATGACCTGGTCATCGTTGCACACCACATAGGTGCGCGACGCGCCGCGTCCTTCGTTGCGCCGGGCGTGGGTTTTCAGCCAGTGGTCGAGGGCCGGCTCGCCGCTCTCAAAGATCGTCAGGTCATGCGTCGCCGCGAGGGGCGCCGGCGCCGTCCAGGTGCCAACCGTTGGCAAGTCAGGTCTCCCAGGGCGCTTTGGTTGCCAACAAGGCACGCAGTCGGGGATTGTCGGCGGGCGGCGCGTCCAGCAACGCCTGAAACGCCGCAAATGCCGCGGCGTCCAGCACGAACACGCGCTGGTCCAGCAACACGTCCTCGGCCTCACGGCAGGCCGTCTCCAGCATGAAGTCCGAGCGGGTCTTGCCCAAAATCCGGGCCGCCTGGTCGATCAGGTCGCGTTGGTTGCGTTGGGCGCGAATGTTGATGTTGATGTCCCGGGTCTGGCCGCTGGTCTCCTGGGATTCGAGGGATGACATGAAGCGCTCCGTGGGGTGTTGGCTACTTGCAGTAGGTTTAGCCCGATGTGCGTACGTTGTCAATACGTCAGATTTAAGGGTGTCCGGGCCGGCGCTGCCTATCATTGATAATGTCCTTTATCAGTGATATGACGCGCCCGACTCGACCGGCCCCAGCTCGGTCTTGCACATCAGAGACTAAAATGTTAAGAATATAGGTGCTTATGTGCGTAACACCCGAGGTGCCCCATGCTCGCAACCAACACCACGCGCTGGACGGTCACGGTGTCGAAGGACACCGACATTGCCGTGCGCACCCTGCTCGCCCAGCGCGGCCTAAAAAAGGGGTGACCTGTCCAAGTTCATCGAGGACGCCGTGCGGTGGCGCGTGTTCGACCAGACGCTTGTTGAGACGCGGGCGGAGTTTGCCGACCTGGCGCCGGAAGCCCTGCAAGACCTGATCGACGAAGCGACCGAAGCGGTGCGCAATGAGACACGCGAGACCCTGGCCCGCGCCGCGAAGACCGCACGCTGAACCATGCGCGTCGTGTTGGATACCAACGTCCTGGTCAGCGCCTTGTTGGTGGAAGCCTTGCCCCCGGCCCAACTCATCACCCAGTGGTTGAAACCCTGCCGACGGTCGAAGCATCCCCCGACCCCTACGACAATTACCTCTTGTCGATGGCGGCCGGCGGCGCAGCGGATTACCTCGTGACGGGCGACAAGCCGCACCTGCTGGCACTCGGGCGTTACGCCGGGATCAAAATCGCGTCGGTGCGCGACTTCATGACGCTGGCAGGGCTGTTGCCATGACCGGAATGAACGAGCAAGACCGCATCCGGGCCGACACGCTGGAGCACCTGCGGCAAGCCATCCGGGACGGGTTGGACAGTGGCCCCGCAACACCCTGGTCTTCCGACGAGGCGCAGCAGGAAGGCCGCCAACGCCGGGCCGAGCGACGCCAGCGCGACCGACAGGTTTTAAGGCTCGAAGATTTCACT encodes:
- a CDS encoding ribbon-helix-helix domain-containing protein, whose protein sequence is MLATNTTRWTVTVSKDTDIAVRTLLAQRGLKKG
- a CDS encoding DUF1778 domain-containing protein encodes the protein MSSLESQETSGQTRDININIRAQRNQRDLIDQAARILGKTRSDFMLETACREAEDVLLDQRVFVLDAAAFAAFQALLDAPPADNPRLRALLATKAPWET
- a CDS encoding GNAT family N-acetyltransferase, encoding MPTVGTWTAPAPLAATHDLTIFESGEPALDHWLKTHARRNEGRGASRTYVVCNDDQVIGYYSLATGSVCSEQAPGRIRRNMPNPIPVMLLGRLAIDLAWQRRGIGKALLRDAIFRTATVAQLVGVKALMVHALSESARRFYEVHGFDPSPTHPRTLFLPIVLSSGELHRSTPHDRQVLRRDDFTAEDLKAVSAVEPSPQAAAFDDEIP
- a CDS encoding BrnT family toxin yields the protein MDIAFDPAKDRLNIANHGVSLALAADLEWDLLLASEDAREAYGEQRWVGFAPIGQLIYCVVLTEENDCYRIISLRGTTNSEKRTYIHHL
- a CDS encoding BrnA antitoxin family protein; its protein translation is MNSEEEDARIREGIAADPDTRDLSAAEMAQLRPLGRPKSLVTKQAVSIRLDPEVVAFFKAGGPGWQTRLDAVLRDYVRAHS